The following is a genomic window from Niabella soli DSM 19437.
AATCTGCTGACCAAAAATGCTTTTCATACCCAGGGCCTAATAAAATTACGCATAATAAAAGAGGTGCCACAGGAAGAAATCGTTAAAATAATCGCAACACCCCCTCACAACTAATTATCCTTTAATGTACTGGGCTCCACGGCTGGTTGCGGCAGTCCCAGGCTGGCGATTTCAGTATAAACAGATGCGCCAGGTTTAAAACCCCACTTTTTGAAGAAAGTAGTAAGATCCTTGCCCGATATGGTACAGGCTTTCAGCATAAAATAACGCATTTTTTCCGCGTCAGCCGATAGGCTGGGTTTTTCGGCTCTTGTTTGTTTGTGCAAAGTGATGTAAAATTGATCGCCAAAGGCCAGCCAAAGCTGGTGGAACATAACTAACCGGGTAAAATTACCATCGGTCATTTGCGCATCCGAATTAAAATCTTTGCTGGTGTCCGTAATGGCCAAAAAGTTCATAGCGTTGGTGGTGGTGGGTCCTTTCAAACGCAGAGCGCCGGTGCCGTTGACGGCCCGCTCGGCTGCCAGGGTATAAATGTTGACGGTTACTTCACCCAGTGTAGACCATTTCCACGCTTGCTGCTGATGCAGATGACCCAGTTCGTGCCAGGCGCCCCAGCCATTGTCGACAATGTTCTTTGCTGTCAGTGCTTCATTCATCAGGCCGGGTGCAAACCAGGTCCTGTAATAGCTGGCAACGCCCCAGATATTTTTAGCGTTGGAAATGGTCATCAGGATCTTATGGGTGGGGGGTGCATTTTCCGGCGCCGAATTATCCATCCCGGCAATATAGTTCTCTCCTTTTTCTACTCCTTTGTCGATCGTTTGAAGGATAAAATTAGCATCGCCATTGCTGGTGCTCAGCGCCCGGTTTCTTTCAAAAACAAGATAAGTATTGTTGTTGGTCAGGATCGCCGCCGGGGATTGGGTGTATTGATTCAATTGCGCCGTCCAGTCGGTGGTTTTATCTTTTACAAATACCGGTGCCCTCACCGCGCCGCCCTTAAAGGTAATGCGCACTTTTGCAGTTGGAGTGCCGGTGGTAGTGAACCGGATCCATAGGAGTCCTCCGTATGGATCACCGGTTATCGTGTTGTCGCCCGCTGCAAGCTGCTCTGAGCGCGGGTTCCAGCGCAGCGTGTCAAAAGAATAAGTACCTATTAACAATTTGGGGAGCGTGGTGCCCGCCAGTGGTGCCACAGTAAGCGTTAATGAAGTGTTCGGCGGAAGGTAATATCCGGTAGGCTCAAAATCGGACCATACAAATCCCTGCCGTAACCGGTCCAATGACTCTTTGGAGCCATCAATGCCTTCACTGAAATCCTGCACATTCGATCCCAACGAATATAGCGGCGCTGTGCTTTTTGCGGCACTATCTGCAGGAGCGGTATGGATCATTAATGGCGTTGCCTTTTGACAAGCCTGAACCAGCATCCACAAAAGAAAAAGAAACAGATAACTTTTTTTAAACAGGAACAATCGCATCGGAACATTTTTTTAAAGCTAAGCAACAATCATGCGAAAAGGCTAAACAACCGTTTGCGCTGCAAACAAGCGTTAATGAACCGGGCGCACTCCTTTGAAAAAGAGCATACCAATGAATCGAATGGCCGTCTTGCGGGACCGATTGGATTTGTAAGAACAAAACCGGAAAGTATCGGAAGTTGCTAAACGCATATAAGCGTATTTTTCTTTCATTTTATAAGGGTATTTGGGGTTCGGGCTGCCAAGAGTATGTTAAAGTGAGCCGGTTTTATACAAAAAAACGGTTTATAATTTAAAAATTAACAATTTGTTAACATTACAAATTGTATCAAAGTAAGTCAAAAAAACAAGATCGATTTCAAAAACTTTTTATATATTTTTTAACAAGTCGATGGAAAATGAAAGATATTTCATTTATCCTGCTCTTCTTTCAATAATAATTATGAGATGCTGCCTCTTTATTCTAACATCCCGGTTTTTTAAAATCATTGCTCCAAAACGAAAATGATGGTTTAATAGATTCAATTCTCTTTTTTTGTAAGAGAATGTAATAAACCAAAAGTGTTTGGCCCTGATTGTTGATTGCTTTCCCCAAATACTGTCGATTATAAAAATTTATTGGACGAAATCAAAACGTTATCGTATGAGATCAGTATGGATCGTATTGCTCGTATTCTGCCATGTTATGGGGTATGCCCAAACCAAGAGCATCTCGGGTGTTGTAAAAAATGCGGAAGACGGCGTTGTGCTTCCGGGGGTTACTGTAAGAGTAGTAAACAAGCAGTTCCAGACAATCACCGACAAGAATGGTGAATTTAAGATTAGCGCTGCGGTGGGCGATTCGCTTGCTTTTTCCTTCGTGGGGAAAAAGGAGCTGAGAAAAGCTGTGGGAGAGAGCAGCATTCTTGAAGTGCTATTGTACAACGATAAAAACGATATGGACGAAGTAACGGTGGTGGCTTTTGGCAAGCAGAAAAAGGCCACGATAGTAGGTGCCATAACAACCGTAAACGCCAAGGATCTGCGCATACCGGCATCCAACATCACCAGCGCCTTTGCCGGCCGGATACCGGGGATGATCTCTTATTCGTTGTCCGGGGAACCGGGGGCAGACAATGCCCAGTTTTTTGTACGCGGCGTTACCACGTTCGGGTACCAGTCTGCACCACTCGTTTTGATCGACGGGTTCGAATCATCAATGGACAATCTGGCGCGGATGCAGCCGGATGATATCGAGTCCTTCTCGATAATGAAGGATGCGCTGGCTACAGGAATGTATGGTGCCCGGGGCGCCAACGGGATCATTATGGTAACGACCAAAGCCGGCCACGAAGGCCCGGTGGGCTTTAATATGCGGTTTGATGTAAACACGGCCCGCCCGGTAAGTGTGCCCAAAATGCTGGATGGTCCAACCTATATGAAGCTGTACAATGAAGCCCGCATTACCAGGGACCCCAACCTGGGGCCGTACTACTCTCAGCAAAAAATACAATCTACCATCGATAATGAAAATCCGATGATCTATCCGAATATCGACTGGTATAAAACCCTGTTTAAGCCGTCTGCCACTAATTTGAAAACCAACGTAAATATCTCCGGCGGCGGTCAGGTGGCTACTTATTATGTGTCTATGGGTATGGATAAGGAGCAAGGCCTTTTGAAAACGGATCAAATAAATAAATACAACAATAATATCGATATCCAACGGTATTTTATTCGTTCCAACGTGATCTTCAAACTAACCCCCACTACTAAACTGGACACCCGGATACAGGGCCGGTTTGAAGGGCAAAATGGTCCTTATATTTCGGCTTCCCAGCTATTCCGGCTGGTAATGAACAGCAATCCCGTGGACTTTCCGGCGGTGTATGAACCGGATTCAGTTAACCAGTACTCGAGGTTTACATTGTTTGGCAGCAGTTTTGTTAACGGAGCAGCCAAGGTGAACCCCTATGCGGAAATGGTGCGCGGCTACCAGGATAAAAATGTATCGGATATTACGGCACAGGCAACATTGATGCAGGACCTGGGAATGATTACAAAAGGACTGCGGGCACAGTTAAAAGCTTCGGCCAACACCTCCGGAGAAAATACCGGACGGCGTACCTACCTGCCCTATTATTACGACCTGGAATCCTATAACCAGGTTACAGGAAAATATACACTGTTCCCACTGAATCCTACCAGCGGACGCCCTTACCTGGGTGATATTGAACCGGTCAGAAATGCCAGTGGCCGCTATTATTATGAGCTATTGTTTAACTGGGAACGCACTTTTGGTCCGCATAGCCTGGCAGCAACCGAAGTGGGAACCATGGAAAAAAACCTGCTGACCTCCGGAACGGCTACTTCCATTTTTGAAGCGCTTCCCGAAAAGAATATACGCAACTCCGGAAGGGCTAATTACACGTATGACCGGCGTTACATGATGGAAGTTGGATATTCTTACATGGGTTCAGAGAAATTTACCGGGGGCAAACGCTGGGGTTTCTTCCCCACGGTGGGTGCCGGTTGGTCTGTTTCAAACGAAGCATTCTGGGAGCCGGTCAAAGATGTGATCAGTACGCTGAAGCTGAGAGGCTCCTGGGGGCTGGTGGGTAACGATGCTATTGCCCAGCGCAGAGACCGCTTCTTTTTTCTGTCGGACATTTCATTGTTTAACGGGGCAACCGTTATCGACAACGGCTATCGCTGGGGTACCTCCTTCATGAACTCCTATGGCGGCTACAAGGTAAACCGGTATGCGAATCCGGATATTACCTGGGAGATGTCTGAAAAATGGAATGCCGGCATTGATATGAACCTTTTTAACGAAACGCTGAAGTTGCAGGCCGATTTTTACCGCGACCGCAGGAGTAAAATTTACATGCAACGACAGAATTTTCCTGCCTCGGCAGGTTTGGAGGCTTCCATCAGCGGCAATGTGGGCGAAGTATTATCCAAAGGATTTGAAAGCTCTCTTAGCTACGAAAAAAGCCTGTCTAAAGACTTCTGGTTTTCAGCAAGAGCCAATTTTACCTATGCCACCAACAAGCTGGTAAAACTGGATGAGCGGAACTATCCGGATCAATACCTGAAGCGCCTGGGAAGCAACATTAACCAGGAATGGGGATTGATCGCCGAACGACTTTTTGTAGACCAGAATGAGATCGATAACTCGCCCAGGCAGGATTTTGGCGGGTATCTGGCCGGCGACATCAAGTATAAAGATGTAAATGGCGATGGGGTGATAAACGGCAACGACCGGGTAGCCCTGGGTTTCCCAACGGTTCCTGAAGTACAATATGGCTTTGGTACCTCTATGGCCTATAAAATGTTTGATTTTGGCTTTTTCTTCAATGGCAGCGCGCGCGTATCCTTTTTTATTGATGCAAGCGCCTCCAGTTCGGAAGATCCTCCCCGGGCGGGTATTGCGCCTTTCGCCAACCGCAGAAATGCATTGGCGATCATAGGCAACGACTATTGGAGCGAAACCAACCCCAATGTGCATGCTTTCTGGCCCCGGTTGTCAACCTTCCCGGTAGACAATAACACACAGCAATCCTCGTGGTGGATACGGGATGGTTCATTCCTGAAGTTGCAATCGGTGGAGCTGGGCTATAGCCTTCGAAACCTTAAAAAATGGAAAGTGAAGGGGGGCAGTCGCATCTATGTCAGCGCACAAAACCTGTTCACCTTCTCTTCATTCAAGCTCTGGGATCCGGAAATGCGGGACCGCGGGCTGGGATATCCAAACAATAAAAGAATTAATGCCGGGATTCAATTGACGTTTTAAAAAAAGGAACATGAAAGTTATTACTACTACTGTATTTGCGCTCTTGCTGCTTACTGTTGTTTCCTGCAAAAAAAAGTATCTGGATGTAGTTCCGGATAACACATTAAAGCTGGAAGACGTTTTCGACACAAAAACCGACGCCTGGAACGCCCTGGCGAAAGCCTATAATTATATTCCAAGGGACGATAATACGCACTTAACCTCCTGGACACTGGGTGACGAATGGCTCGGCCGTTTGGATTTGAATAACAATACAGACCAGCTACGGGCCACGCGCATTATGCGGGGGCTACAGTCTATGACCTCTCCGCAGTTGGGGCTTTGGTCCGGCACGCAGGGAGGGAAACCTCTGTACCAGGGCATCCGCCAGACTGAGGTGTTCCTGGACAATATTGACAAGGTGAGGGATATGCAGGATGGCGAAAAGAAAGAATGGAAAGCGCAGGTAAAAATGCTCAAAGCGTATTATATGTTCCTGCTGGTGCAGCATTACGGTCCCATTATTATTCCTGATAAAATGGCCTCGCCCGAATCAAAACCGGAAGACCTGTTTTTGCCCCGCGCCAAGGTAGAAGATTGTTTTCAATACATCCTGAAACTGATCAATGAAGCCCTACCCGACCTTACGGAACGGGCAGATGCGAATAATAAGGGACAGATCGACCAAATTGTAGCCAAGGCCATTAAGGCGCGGGTGCTGTTTTTCAGGGCAAGCCCTTTCTTTAACGGGAACCGGGAATATTTCGGGGATTTCTTTGATCATGATGGCAAGCCTTTTTTCCCGCTGGAGTATCAACCGGAAAAATGGAAGGAAGCACTGGATGCCATTAATGATGCCATTACCATTGCCGAGGGTAACGGTCACCGCTTGTACAACTTTACCCGGGATCCTTACGCCTATGACCGCAGTGCTTTTGCCGTAAATGGCAATAATATGAAAACGCTTTATGACCTGCGTATGGTGATTTGTGACCCGTGGAATGAAGAACTGGTATGGGGGTATTCAAATATCGATTATTATAACCAGGGAGAATTGGCGCATGCCTCCAATATACGACTGCCAACGGGCTATGAAGGTGTGATAAATACCACCTCTTTCTCCTGGCAGTGGCTGGGGGCCTCTTACCAGATGGCAGAACGCTATTATACGAAGAACGGATTGCCGATCGACGAAGACGCCACCTTTGATAAAAGTACTATGTATGAACTGGTAACCACTCCGGGTTTGAACACGCCGGAATACGCTCCGCTGGCGGGTTATATGCAGCCGGGAGTACAAACCATACGGCTTTACATGAACCGGGAACCACGGTTTTATGCGAATTTGGGTATTACCGGCGGCTATTGGCGGGCGCATACACAGTTGATCAGCACTATGATGTATTCCGGTACCGCCGGCGGCTTTACTTCCTCCGTAAGCCAAACGGATTACCTGGCCACCGGTATTGGCGTTCAAAAATTTGTACATCCCGAATCTCAATCCGGAGCCTGGCAGCGTACGATTAAATATCCCTATCCGCTGATCCGTATGGCCGACCTGTACCTGATGAAAGCGGAAGCCATGAATGAATTCAGTGGCCCCAGCGCACAGGTATATGATGAAATCAACAAAGTACGCCGGCGGGCAGGCGTGCCGGATGTAGAGGTGGTATGGTCGGATCCGAGTATTTGCAGAAACCCCGGAAAGCATCTTACAAAAGAAGGATTGCGCGATATTATTTTACAGGAACGCTCCGTTGAATTCGCTTTTGAAGGGCAATATTTTTGGGACATGCTCCGGCACAAAAGAGCCGCTTCCGTTTTTTCAGCGCCCATCCGCGGCTGGACATACACCGGCACCAATGCTGCATCGTTCTTTATATTGGAGGATAAACAGGCACGACGGTTTACCATTACGGATTGTTTGTGGCCGATTGATCTGAATGAAATGAATACTAACGGAAAACTGATCCAGAATCCCGGATGGTAGCAAGGTTTAAATGACGTGTATTTAATGAAAATGATTATGAAAAATCAACTTATTATAACCCTATTGATACTAATGCTGGTGGCGGCGTGTAAAAAGCAGAGCCGTTTTGAAACAGGAGGCAGCGACAATACACCCCCCGGTAAGGTTACGCTAAAGGAATACAAACCCTTGTTTGGCGGCGCCCGGTTTTTTTATACGGTTCCGAAAGATGAAGACCTGCTGGGCGTTGAAGCCGTTTATACCAACAAAAACGGACAGTCGTTTAAGTTTATGGCTTCGTATTTTTCCGACTCGCTGGATGTGTACGGGTTTGGCAGTATTGATGAATACAATGTACAATTGTATGCTGTAGACCGCTCCGGGAACAAATCGGATGTGCTGGATGTAAAAGTAGTACCACTTGAACCTGCTTATACAAGGGTGGCGAAAACAATACAGGCAAAAGCCGGATTTAGCTCATTTTTCCTTGACTGGCAAAACGAGCTGAAGCAGAACGTAAACGTATATGTGGAATATGAATTTCCGCAGGGAGGCACTACCCGAAAACTGACCACCGTGTTTTCCTCCAATCAGCCTGCAGACCGCAGGTTTATCAGCGACCTCTACCTCGCTTCCAATGAACAGGTAAAAGTAAAGGTAAAGGTGGGCGATATTTATGGCAACATAACCGATTTTATAGATAAGGGCTCTTTATCGCTTTATGATGATATTAAAATCCCCAAACAGGCGTGGACGATTCCGAACCCCAATGATTCTATTGGCGGAGTGCCTATGATGTTTGGGAACGGGCTGGAGGGAAGATCGCTGAAAGTGATTGACGATATTATCGACAGGGGCGATAACCTGAACTTCCTGCACACGCAAAGCCGCGGACGCACCGGCAAAAGCGCTAATGGCAATATGCCCTGGAACTTTATCATTGACCTGGGCGATTATTACGAGATCAGCCGGATTGTAACCCATCAACGGCATTCCGGCGGGCTGGCCAATGTAAGCCGCGGGCAGTACTATCGTACCGAAAATGTAGGGCGTTACCGTACCTATACCTGGAATGACACCACCAGCGAATGGGAGCAGGTGATGGAGTACCAGATTCCCGTTCCTGCGGGACTTACAGAGCTTGAGTTTGTAAAAATGGGCGAAGCAGGGGATATGGCTTATATGTATCCGGATAACCCCAAATACACCAAACGCACCCGAAAGTTCCGGTTTGAGGCAGTAAAAGGATTTTCAGGGAACTATACCCTCGATGATGCAAACTGTCTTTCGGAAATTACTCTTTATGGAAAAAAATCGCAATAGGTAAGCATCCAAAATCAGCATCATGAGCAACAAAAAATATATATACCTGTTCTTTTGTATCGTATTGGTAGTGGTATTGGCATCTTCGTCCTGCAGTAAGATGTACGATAATATGGAAAAATATGCCGGCGAAACGGTATACCCCGGCAGATTTGATACTATTATCGGGCACGTGGGATTTGAACGCGTTGAAATTGACCTGATGAGGGCCGGAAGAATCCCCGCCAGCCAAATAAAACTGGGCAAGGCAATGAAAACGATTGTGGAATATGATAGTATGAAAATCACAATCGATTCGCTGGCCTCCTGGATCAATATTAAGGACCTTAAGGTTTCTAAACTCTACCGGTTCAAAATATATACCATAGATGATAACGGAAATAAGTCCGTGCCGCAGCAGATCGGCCTGATCCCCTACACGGAAACCGACCTGGGAAACCTGGTTATTCCGTCGCCCCAGGCGCTTACTTCCTCTTCTTCAGCAATACTGACCTGGCCCACCGGAATTTCATCTGCCGTGTTAACCTATTATGGGCTGAAATATGCTTATAAGGATAAAAACGACGCCGCAATGACTGGTGACGGGGCGCAAAACCCGCGTATCGTAATGACAAACCTGAGTGCCGGGGCCACTGCGTCAATTGATATAAGTTATAAAATAATTCCTAAAGTCAATGGTACGCCTATATTGGATACCGTATGGGTACCACGCAAGATCCAGGCCAGTATCCCAACGGGAACTACTCCGTTCCAGCCCACTGAAGCAGCCGTTTTAACCGCTAACGGGGTTACCACGTTTACAGCGGATGCCATTGCCCCCATACAGAAATTGACTTTCCCCGTACATACGGTTAGCCTGCAGGATATTTTCTATTTCCAGGGCCTGAAAGAGCTGGATCTTACCGGCGGCACTATGTTTGAAATGACTAAAAACAGCTATAGCCGCAATGGTGCTTCGGATGTTATTGGCGGGGGGCCGCTGGTACCCTTTGCGCGACGCGTAGGCGACATGCCCGCGGCAAATGCACAATTCCTTCTTGATCTGCTTGATCAGGGAAAACTTACAAAAGTAAAATACCTGGCAAATTCGATGGGTATTGATAACTTGCTGGCGCCCTATGTAAGCAGTGGGGTGGTTGAAATAGTGGCCAAACCCGACGAAGCGCTCATTCCACTGCAACCCTTTTTACTAAATGGGGTTATCCAGGATGCGAACTGGGAGTTGGCCGTGGATGAAACGGGTGGCACCTACCCCGCAGGAACAGGGCTGCAAAATGTGGTGAAAGCCACTGTGAAGAAGGCGAATGGTACGCTGGTAATAGAATTACCGAAAGAATACGAGTTCGATGCAACACAATACAAGTATCTGAAATTTAAAGTGTATGCACCAGCAAAAACGGCGTTATCCGGCTCGTATGCACCTTACCAGCGCCTTTGGTTCCGCATAATGAATTATTTGTGGGCCTTTGCCACTGAAAGCAGCTATGGCCAGCAATATTGGGAGTATGGTAAAGATGCAAATAAAATCCCCGATGCCAGTTTGCAAACCTGGACGGATATGAAAATAGACCTGTCCCAATGTGCCGGCAAGCACAACCGTGTATTTGTTATCAATATCGGCGGAGAGCCTTCGGGTGCCTCCTTCCCCCCGGCACAGGAAATCACCTATTATTTTGCCAACCTGAGGTTTAGTAAAAATTAAAATCATACAAATTTATAACGGATTCCTGCCGCAGCGTTTTTGGCTGCGGCAGGTTCATTATCAGGCACAACAAAAATAGCTTCCACCTGCTTTTAAAAGAGGTAGGCATCGCTTTAATAAAAGTCTTACTTTCTTTAAGATCCTGCCCTTCCGTTTGTTATTTGTTACCTTTAACGAAAGTTGAGTAAGTAATGAATAATAATTCTCCCCGCTATTTTGATGATTTTTGCTCTGCAGCGATACACGGTATTGCTGATGAGGGAAGCTTGCATGCGCATGCAATCCCCATCTATGCCACATCAACATTTGTGTTTGACAGTGCCGAACAGGGTATGAACCGCTTTGCAGGAAAAGAGCCGGGATATATTTATTCGCGTTTTGCAAACCCTACTACGTCGGCGGCGGAGCAATTAATTGCCGGGCTGGAAGCGTTTGGGCTTACAAATGAGAACGGGCAGCCGCTGCAGTTAAAGGCGTTGTTGCACGCCAGCGGGCAGGGCGCGTTGGCTACTTTATGTTTTGCGTTGTTAAAAAGCGGAGACCGGATCCTCACTAATACCGCCCTTTACGGCGGCACGCACGAATTCTTCTCTTTTATTTTATCTAAAGCCGGGGTTCAAACGATTTTTACAGATCTTACGGATCTCAATGCCGTTGCAACAGCTTTGGAGCAATACCCCGATATAAAACTGATTCATATCGAATCGCCTACTAATCCCACTATGGCTTGTACAGATATCGAAGGGGTTTGTAAGCTTGCGGCGCCTTATGGTGTAAAAGTGAGTATCGACAATACCTTTGCCACGCCTTATCTGCAGCAGCCTTTTACCTTTGGCGTTGATTTCGTCTATCATTCCACCACAAAATTTTTAAATGGTCATGGCACGGCTATTGGCGGAGCCTTAATTGGTAAGGATATTGATTTTATGCAAACCTCCGGTACCAAAACATTTAAACTGTTGGGGGCAAACAGTAATCCCTTTGACGCCTTTCTGCTGATCAACGGTATCAAAACATTGCCGCTCCGTATGCAGCAGCACAGTAAAAATGCACAGCAAATAGCGGAATGGTTACATGCGCATCCGGCCGTTGCAAAGGTTAATTATAACGGATTGCCCGACCATCCTAATTACGCTTTAAGCAGAAAACAAATGCGCTACCCCGGAGCACTCCTTAGTTTTGAGTTAAAAAGCGGCCTTGAAGCGGGAAAAACATTTATCAATAAATTACAAATGTGCACCCGCGCTGTTTCTTTAGGCACGGTTGATACATTGATCTCGCATCCGGCTTCCATGTCGCATTCAGGAATGAAACCCGAAGATCGTTTAAGATCGGGAATAACAGATGGGTTGATCCGGATGAGCGTTGGCATTGAAGCCGTGGAAGATATTTTGAACGATCTTCAGCAAGCCCTTTTGCCTTAGTTTATACAACAAGACTAAACTCCCGTTAAAGCGCTTTTGAAGAACAGGCAGCAATGGTGCAGCAGTGCAATCGCTTTTCTGTATTAAGGAGCGCTGGCTGTGGTGTTGCGTACCTTGCTGCTGCATGGCATATTTATTGTACGTCTAATAGTCTGTATTCCAGCAGGTCGTAACAGCAACTCCTTGTTTTCGGCGGGGAGCGTTGCGTTCATCCGCCGGACCGCAAAGTGGGGAAGCTTCTTTCCGGGATGTATTGAAATGATTCCGGTAATGCCCGTATAACCGGCAGAGCTTTTTTAATAAATTCCCGCCGGGCGGCGAATAAGCAACAGCGATTCAGACCTGACCGGAATATTTTTTTTGGATCTATTCATTTATTGAACTACTATGAAAATTTCTAAACCCGTTGATGAGATAGTGGTGCGCATGCGTGAACTT
Proteins encoded in this region:
- a CDS encoding M60 family metallopeptidase, with product MRLFLFKKSYLFLFLLWMLVQACQKATPLMIHTAPADSAAKSTAPLYSLGSNVQDFSEGIDGSKESLDRLRQGFVWSDFEPTGYYLPPNTSLTLTVAPLAGTTLPKLLIGTYSFDTLRWNPRSEQLAAGDNTITGDPYGGLLWIRFTTTGTPTAKVRITFKGGAVRAPVFVKDKTTDWTAQLNQYTQSPAAILTNNNTYLVFERNRALSTSNGDANFILQTIDKGVEKGENYIAGMDNSAPENAPPTHKILMTISNAKNIWGVASYYRTWFAPGLMNEALTAKNIVDNGWGAWHELGHLHQQQAWKWSTLGEVTVNIYTLAAERAVNGTGALRLKGPTTTNAMNFLAITDTSKDFNSDAQMTDGNFTRLVMFHQLWLAFGDQFYITLHKQTRAEKPSLSADAEKMRYFMLKACTISGKDLTTFFKKWGFKPGASVYTEIASLGLPQPAVEPSTLKDN
- a CDS encoding SusC/RagA family TonB-linked outer membrane protein; protein product: MRSVWIVLLVFCHVMGYAQTKSISGVVKNAEDGVVLPGVTVRVVNKQFQTITDKNGEFKISAAVGDSLAFSFVGKKELRKAVGESSILEVLLYNDKNDMDEVTVVAFGKQKKATIVGAITTVNAKDLRIPASNITSAFAGRIPGMISYSLSGEPGADNAQFFVRGVTTFGYQSAPLVLIDGFESSMDNLARMQPDDIESFSIMKDALATGMYGARGANGIIMVTTKAGHEGPVGFNMRFDVNTARPVSVPKMLDGPTYMKLYNEARITRDPNLGPYYSQQKIQSTIDNENPMIYPNIDWYKTLFKPSATNLKTNVNISGGGQVATYYVSMGMDKEQGLLKTDQINKYNNNIDIQRYFIRSNVIFKLTPTTKLDTRIQGRFEGQNGPYISASQLFRLVMNSNPVDFPAVYEPDSVNQYSRFTLFGSSFVNGAAKVNPYAEMVRGYQDKNVSDITAQATLMQDLGMITKGLRAQLKASANTSGENTGRRTYLPYYYDLESYNQVTGKYTLFPLNPTSGRPYLGDIEPVRNASGRYYYELLFNWERTFGPHSLAATEVGTMEKNLLTSGTATSIFEALPEKNIRNSGRANYTYDRRYMMEVGYSYMGSEKFTGGKRWGFFPTVGAGWSVSNEAFWEPVKDVISTLKLRGSWGLVGNDAIAQRRDRFFFLSDISLFNGATVIDNGYRWGTSFMNSYGGYKVNRYANPDITWEMSEKWNAGIDMNLFNETLKLQADFYRDRRSKIYMQRQNFPASAGLEASISGNVGEVLSKGFESSLSYEKSLSKDFWFSARANFTYATNKLVKLDERNYPDQYLKRLGSNINQEWGLIAERLFVDQNEIDNSPRQDFGGYLAGDIKYKDVNGDGVINGNDRVALGFPTVPEVQYGFGTSMAYKMFDFGFFFNGSARVSFFIDASASSSEDPPRAGIAPFANRRNALAIIGNDYWSETNPNVHAFWPRLSTFPVDNNTQQSSWWIRDGSFLKLQSVELGYSLRNLKKWKVKGGSRIYVSAQNLFTFSSFKLWDPEMRDRGLGYPNNKRINAGIQLTF
- a CDS encoding RagB/SusD family nutrient uptake outer membrane protein, translating into MKVITTTVFALLLLTVVSCKKKYLDVVPDNTLKLEDVFDTKTDAWNALAKAYNYIPRDDNTHLTSWTLGDEWLGRLDLNNNTDQLRATRIMRGLQSMTSPQLGLWSGTQGGKPLYQGIRQTEVFLDNIDKVRDMQDGEKKEWKAQVKMLKAYYMFLLVQHYGPIIIPDKMASPESKPEDLFLPRAKVEDCFQYILKLINEALPDLTERADANNKGQIDQIVAKAIKARVLFFRASPFFNGNREYFGDFFDHDGKPFFPLEYQPEKWKEALDAINDAITIAEGNGHRLYNFTRDPYAYDRSAFAVNGNNMKTLYDLRMVICDPWNEELVWGYSNIDYYNQGELAHASNIRLPTGYEGVINTTSFSWQWLGASYQMAERYYTKNGLPIDEDATFDKSTMYELVTTPGLNTPEYAPLAGYMQPGVQTIRLYMNREPRFYANLGITGGYWRAHTQLISTMMYSGTAGGFTSSVSQTDYLATGIGVQKFVHPESQSGAWQRTIKYPYPLIRMADLYLMKAEAMNEFSGPSAQVYDEINKVRRRAGVPDVEVVWSDPSICRNPGKHLTKEGLRDIILQERSVEFAFEGQYFWDMLRHKRAASVFSAPIRGWTYTGTNAASFFILEDKQARRFTITDCLWPIDLNEMNTNGKLIQNPGW
- a CDS encoding DUF4959 domain-containing protein, with the translated sequence MKNQLIITLLILMLVAACKKQSRFETGGSDNTPPGKVTLKEYKPLFGGARFFYTVPKDEDLLGVEAVYTNKNGQSFKFMASYFSDSLDVYGFGSIDEYNVQLYAVDRSGNKSDVLDVKVVPLEPAYTRVAKTIQAKAGFSSFFLDWQNELKQNVNVYVEYEFPQGGTTRKLTTVFSSNQPADRRFISDLYLASNEQVKVKVKVGDIYGNITDFIDKGSLSLYDDIKIPKQAWTIPNPNDSIGGVPMMFGNGLEGRSLKVIDDIIDRGDNLNFLHTQSRGRTGKSANGNMPWNFIIDLGDYYEISRIVTHQRHSGGLANVSRGQYYRTENVGRYRTYTWNDTTSEWEQVMEYQIPVPAGLTELEFVKMGEAGDMAYMYPDNPKYTKRTRKFRFEAVKGFSGNYTLDDANCLSEITLYGKKSQ
- a CDS encoding DUF4998 domain-containing protein, coding for MSNKKYIYLFFCIVLVVVLASSSCSKMYDNMEKYAGETVYPGRFDTIIGHVGFERVEIDLMRAGRIPASQIKLGKAMKTIVEYDSMKITIDSLASWINIKDLKVSKLYRFKIYTIDDNGNKSVPQQIGLIPYTETDLGNLVIPSPQALTSSSSAILTWPTGISSAVLTYYGLKYAYKDKNDAAMTGDGAQNPRIVMTNLSAGATASIDISYKIIPKVNGTPILDTVWVPRKIQASIPTGTTPFQPTEAAVLTANGVTTFTADAIAPIQKLTFPVHTVSLQDIFYFQGLKELDLTGGTMFEMTKNSYSRNGASDVIGGGPLVPFARRVGDMPAANAQFLLDLLDQGKLTKVKYLANSMGIDNLLAPYVSSGVVEIVAKPDEALIPLQPFLLNGVIQDANWELAVDETGGTYPAGTGLQNVVKATVKKANGTLVIELPKEYEFDATQYKYLKFKVYAPAKTALSGSYAPYQRLWFRIMNYLWAFATESSYGQQYWEYGKDANKIPDASLQTWTDMKIDLSQCAGKHNRVFVINIGGEPSGASFPPAQEITYYFANLRFSKN
- a CDS encoding trans-sulfuration enzyme family protein encodes the protein MNNNSPRYFDDFCSAAIHGIADEGSLHAHAIPIYATSTFVFDSAEQGMNRFAGKEPGYIYSRFANPTTSAAEQLIAGLEAFGLTNENGQPLQLKALLHASGQGALATLCFALLKSGDRILTNTALYGGTHEFFSFILSKAGVQTIFTDLTDLNAVATALEQYPDIKLIHIESPTNPTMACTDIEGVCKLAAPYGVKVSIDNTFATPYLQQPFTFGVDFVYHSTTKFLNGHGTAIGGALIGKDIDFMQTSGTKTFKLLGANSNPFDAFLLINGIKTLPLRMQQHSKNAQQIAEWLHAHPAVAKVNYNGLPDHPNYALSRKQMRYPGALLSFELKSGLEAGKTFINKLQMCTRAVSLGTVDTLISHPASMSHSGMKPEDRLRSGITDGLIRMSVGIEAVEDILNDLQQALLP